Within the Dechloromonas denitrificans genome, the region ATCGGCGCCACGGCAGCCGGCATGCTGCCGGTCTGGGGCTACATCGGCATCGTCCCGCTCGCCACCGGCTTGATGGGCTGGTGCCCGGCCTACTCGCTGTTCGGCATCAAGACCTGCCCGATGAAGAAGTAATTCGGCCACAGCAAATAAAAACCCCGCCGCGGCGGGGTTTTTTGTCACCTGCGAAACG harbors:
- a CDS encoding DUF2892 domain-containing protein, whose translation is MKTNVGGIDKILRIVVGLGLIGATAAGMLPVWGYIGIVPLATGLMGWCPAYSLFGIKTCPMKK